ATCTACTCCCTTTGGAAATACTAAAACTCCTTTATCCATATTTATTTCTGCAGAATCACCTTTAACATCTATGGATAGCTTCTCTCCTCTATATACCTTTCCTTCTATATTCCCTTTGAAATAAAAATTTTTATAAGAGAGATCAATTTTTAAATCATCTGCCTTTATCTCCCAAGAAATATTTCCCTCCTCTCTTCCCCTTAATATTACATTTTTACCAAAGACTCCAGCCTCCTCATGAGAAACATTTGGAATGTCCAAATCAATGGGCTTTGATAATAAGGCACTTAATCCCCATCCTGTTAATATTAAGACTAATAAAACCCCTAAAGAAATTACTTTATTCATGATTTCATCCTAAAAATAAGATAGATAATAAATGCCATAAATAAAGGTATATCTCCCCATACTCTATATAAGGAAAATCCATTTTTGTTAATTAAAACATCCTGATAATATATGCTTTTTTCACCTTCCCTACTCTCCCATAATATTTTACCATAGGGATCTACAAAAAAGGTTACACCTGTATTTGCAGTTTGAACTAATGGAGCTCTATTTTCCACAGCCCTTATTAGGGATAAATTTCTGTGTTGCCATACAGCTGGAGTTCCCTGAAACCAACCATCATTAGTTATAACCACAAGAATATCCGCACCGTTTCTTATTTGTTCCCTGGCAGTATAAGAGAATAAAGATTCAAAACAAATCAATGTACCAATATTTGCAAGAGGAGTTTTAAAAGGATAAAAACCTTCCCCTCTACTATATCCTCCCACCAAACTTTTAATATAGTTGGGAAAAAGAAAGGAAAAAGGCAATTCCTCTACAAAGGGTACCAACTGCACTTTACTATATGTCTCATATTCATCACTAAAGGGGGAGAAAAGATAAGCGGAATTATAAATTTTGCCCTTTTCATATTTCAAAGCCCCTACAATTAAATAAGCCCCCTTCTCCTTTGCTAAATCTTTTAACTCCTTTAGATAACTGGGATAATTATTTAGAGTGCAAAACAAAACACTTTCTGCCCAAACAATTAAATAAAGATCATCCGGTAATAATAATGTTAAATCCTTATGTACTCTCAATTGATCTTCAATATCTCTTAGATAATACTTTGAAAAACTATCATAATTCCCTTGTACTACGCCAACCTTTAGCTTTATTTGGGAATCATAAGACACTGCCCCCAAAATCTCTCCTACTAAAAATAATAAAAAGACAAAAAGGATACTAAATATTTTTTTTCTAATAGGCATTTTAAAAAAATAATATAAAATTGTATTTATAAGCACTACAATAAAGCTTAATCCCAAACCACCAAATATACTTGCCCACTGCAAAAGAGGATATACATTTACTAAGGGTTCTCCTAAGGTGCCCCAATTAAAGGCAAGAGGACCAATACTTTTTATAAATTCTAAAAAACACCAAAAAAACGCAGGAAATAAAAAGGAATTTCTCTTCTTAATACCCCATAAAAATAATCCATTGTATAAAGAAAGGTAAGAAATAAGAAGAAGATTAACAAAAATTCCAAAATAAAAATTCACAAAATTCCTTAAAAGATTAGGAATCCAATAAAAATTAATCCCATAAAAACCAAATCCATAGAGAAAGCCATACCAGAAAGCCTCTTTTTCAGAAACCCTTGAAATAAGATGAAACAAAGGAATGAGAGTAAAAAAAATGAGAAAGGAAAAATTAAAAGGTGGATAGGAAAAAACATATAATAATATGGATAAAAAAAGTAAAATTAAGTCAAACATGTTCCTCAATAAAATTTTGCATTAAAATTTTTAATTTTTAAAGAATCATTGGCAGTAACCGATGATCCCCTTATTAATTTCAATAAAATTCCATCAGAATTTGTCATTAATAAATCATCATTTTTATTAAGATAATATCCCGTATTAGGATCATAATAAACATTAAAAAAGATAACATTGATATATAATTGGTCTGGCTCTATATTATTTTCATAAAGGTTAATTAAAGGTATTTGCAAACGAATAGATCCATTGTCATAAGTTCCATACGTAACCTCTGTTAAATTATCAAGGTTAATATCTCCTTTCTCCTGGTCAATCTTTAGATTTTGATCCCCATTAACCCCCTTATAAAATTTATCTCCATTAAACAGGATAAAGTTTTTCCATGTAGACAAATTTTCCCAAATAGGTTCTTTATTCATATTAAAAACTACTGCTATATAATTTTTTTGCTCTCCCCCTAAAGTTTCACTAAAAGAAAATGATACTTCTACAATTTTTTTCAAAGGACTTGTTACTGTTCTAGCACAACCAGATAAGGAAAAAACAAGCAATATTAAGATCAATAATAATCTTTTCATTCCTTAATAACCCTTAAAAATTCATCATAAATATGGGGAGAAATTGCCAATACTTCTCCCTCAAAAAGATCAAATTCTTCTCCATCTGGTTTTCTTACAATAGCTCCTCCCTCTTTAGCGATCAAAACTCCAGCTGCAAGATCCCATGGGTATAACCCATATTCCCAATATCCATCAAAGATTCCCATAGCCACATAACAAAGCTCTAAAGCGGCACTCCCAAAGGCTCTAAATTCTGTAAAATCTAAAATTTTATTTGCAGTCTTAATTGCCTTTTTCAATTTCTCCTTATCGTAAGGCCAGCCTGTAACAAGAAGGGCATCCTTCAAAGATTTTGGACTTGAGGTATGAATCCTTTTCCCATTTAGATAGGCTCCTTCTCCCTCTTTAGCAAAAAATAATTCTCCTAAGATAGGTGCATAAACAACCCCAACTTTTGGATTTCCATCCTCCCAATATCCTATAGAAACACAAAACATGGAAATACCATGCACAAAATTAAGGGTTCCATCTAAAGGATCAACAAAAAAGGCTCTTTCATATTTTTTAATCTCCATGCCTTCTTCCCCTAAGATAGGTATGTGGGGAAATTTAGAGGATAAACTTGAAATGATAAGTTCCTGAGATTCCCTATCCGCATTCGTTACCAAATCATAAGATATAGTCTTCTGATCTACCTCAAAATCTCTATTATAAAAATATTTCTTTAAGAGCTCACCAGACTTCATTGCTGTTTCCATCATAACCCCAAATATGTCATCCATAAAAATCCTCCCTCGTAAGAAATTAAGATCTATTATAATATTTTAAGGTAAAAAGTAGAACCTTCATTCTCCTTAGATTCTACATCAATTTTTATATTCAATACATCACAGATCTTTTTAGCAAGAGAAAGACCAAGTCCATACCCCTCGCTACTTCTTGACTTATCAACCTTATAAAATCTTTCAAAAATTTTTTCTTTTTCGCTCTCTGGAATACCTCTTCCGTAATCCTTAACAAAAAACATACCTTTAGAGAAGCCCAATTCAATTACTTTTCTATCTAAACTATTCTTAACCGCATTATCCACCAATATATTGAATAAAATCTCTAATAAAATCTTAGATGAATAAATCTTTGTGTTAGAATCTATCTTTAGCGCAAAATGAAATTCTGGATACATCCTTTCATAATAAACTATACGCTCATGCAAAAACTCTTCTATATCAATTTCATCCTTACTTATTTTCTCCTGAATTTTTGCCATTTCCAAGAGTACCTCAATTAAATTCTTCATATTTTCCGCTGTATCCTCTATAACATCCAAAGATTCATTGAGCACTTTTTCATCTTCTTTTCCCCATCTTTTCAGCATCTTTACATAGCCAAGAATATTCGTTAGAGGTGTTTTTAACTCATGAGATACATCAGAGATAAATTGCTCCTGCATTGCATAAGCTTTTTCCACCTTCTCCAACATATTATTCAGAGTATTAATTAAGTCCCATAATTCATCTCTCTGCCTTGGTAATTTCACTCTCATCTTCAGTTTCTTAGCATCAATTTCCTTTACTGTCTTTATAACCTCTCTAATAGGCTTTAAAAATCTATTGGATAGTAGATAACCTAAAAATGAAGATATTAAAATACCTATAAAACCAGTATATAAAATACTTCTCCTTAGTCTATTAATAGCAGTAATTAAAGAAGTAATATCTTTTCCAACAACATAATCATCCCTTCTTATAAAAAAGTAATAATTTTGATCTTTTTCCACTATTCCTTCTTTATTAACTACTCCAATATTAAAGGGATCTTGAATAATTCCTAAAATCTCTGAATAGATATAATAGGTTGAGTATCTAAGACCTAATTGGAACCCCATTCCTCTCCCCATCATCATGCCT
Above is a window of Dictyoglomus sp. NZ13-RE01 DNA encoding:
- a CDS encoding inositol monophosphatase produces the protein MDDIFGVMMETAMKSGELLKKYFYNRDFEVDQKTISYDLVTNADRESQELIISSLSSKFPHIPILGEEGMEIKKYERAFFVDPLDGTLNFVHGISMFCVSIGYWEDGNPKVGVVYAPILGELFFAKEGEGAYLNGKRIHTSSPKSLKDALLVTGWPYDKEKLKKAIKTANKILDFTEFRAFGSAALELCYVAMGIFDGYWEYGLYPWDLAAGVLIAKEGGAIVRKPDGEEFDLFEGEVLAISPHIYDEFLRVIKE
- the lnt gene encoding apolipoprotein N-acyltransferase, with amino-acid sequence MFDLILLFLSILLYVFSYPPFNFSFLIFFTLIPLFHLISRVSEKEAFWYGFLYGFGFYGINFYWIPNLLRNFVNFYFGIFVNLLLISYLSLYNGLFLWGIKKRNSFLFPAFFWCFLEFIKSIGPLAFNWGTLGEPLVNVYPLLQWASIFGGLGLSFIVVLINTILYYFFKMPIRKKIFSILFVFLLFLVGEILGAVSYDSQIKLKVGVVQGNYDSFSKYYLRDIEDQLRVHKDLTLLLPDDLYLIVWAESVLFCTLNNYPSYLKELKDLAKEKGAYLIVGALKYEKGKIYNSAYLFSPFSDEYETYSKVQLVPFVEELPFSFLFPNYIKSLVGGYSRGEGFYPFKTPLANIGTLICFESLFSYTAREQIRNGADILVVITNDGWFQGTPAVWQHRNLSLIRAVENRAPLVQTANTGVTFFVDPYGKILWESREGEKSIYYQDVLINKNGFSLYRVWGDIPLFMAFIIYLIFRMKS
- a CDS encoding two-component sensor histidine kinase, which codes for MKLAWKLTILFSIIFSLFIILFSYGYFVYTRSLVLSETKRELERVLISRGMMMGRGMGFQLGLRYSTYYIYSEILGIIQDPFNIGVVNKEGIVEKDQNYYFFIRRDDYVVGKDITSLITAINRLRRSILYTGFIGILISSFLGYLLSNRFLKPIREVIKTVKEIDAKKLKMRVKLPRQRDELWDLINTLNNMLEKVEKAYAMQEQFISDVSHELKTPLTNILGYVKMLKRWGKEDEKVLNESLDVIEDTAENMKNLIEVLLEMAKIQEKISKDEIDIEEFLHERIVYYERMYPEFHFALKIDSNTKIYSSKILLEILFNILVDNAVKNSLDRKVIELGFSKGMFFVKDYGRGIPESEKEKIFERFYKVDKSRSSEGYGLGLSLAKKICDVLNIKIDVESKENEGSTFYLKIL